CCGGCGAGGATATTCCACCCCTGGGCCCCGATTTCGCGAAGAGATATCTCGATCCCGAACGGAATCGCCTTGAACCTGTCGGTGACCAGCAGGTCGTCGTCAGATGTCTCGAATCCTGAGCTCACGTACCTAACCTGTCTCGGCTGCCATCCCGGGGGAGCAGGCTCCCCGACGGGGATCAGTTGATCTCGACGATCGCGTCCACCTCCACGGCTGCGTTCAAGGGCAGACGGTAGACCCCGACGGCCGATCGCGCATGGCGACCCATATCGCAAAACGCCTCCACCATAAGGTCGGAGCACCCGTTGATGACCCCCGAAATTTCCGAGAACTGGGGGCCCGCCTGGACGAAGCCGGTGAGCTTGACGACCCTGACGACTCTGTCGAGGTTCCCGGCGCAGGCGATGCGCATTTGCGCCAGCAGATTGATCCCGGCAAGCCGCGCGGCATGGCGCCCGGTCTCAAGATCCAGGTCCTCGCCCACAACCCCGGTGACCGGGCCGTCTTCGCAGATCGATAGCTGGCCCGAGAAATGAAGCACCCCACCCATCCGGACAAAGGGAAGGTAGTTCGCGACCGGCGCCGCGGGGACTGGGAGTCTGATCCCCAGGCGCTGAAGCCGCTCTTCAACACTGCTCATTGGTGCTTTTTCCTTGGAGTTCACAGTCAGGGCCGTACGGGGTTTCCCCTCGCCCCTCCATGTTCAGCGGGCGGCCATGCGCAGCGCCGCGTCGATGCGGATGGTCTCGCCATTGATCATCGGATTTTCCACGATCGCCCTGACGAGTTGCGCGAACTCGGCCGGGGCGCCTAGCCGCCGGGGAAACGGGGACTGTCGACCGAGCGAGTCCTGGACGGCCGGGGGCAGCCCGGACACCATGGGGGTTAGGAACAGGCCCGGCGCGATCGAAACGACCCGGACGCCGAACTCGGCGAGGTCCCGCGCCGCCGGCAATGTCATGCCGACGACCGCGGCTTTCGACGCGGCGTAGGCCAGCTGCCCGATCTGACCCTCGTATGCGGCGATCGACGCGGTGTTGATGATCACGCCTCGTTCTTCGTCCAAGGGGTCAAGGGTCGCCATCAGGGCCGCCGCCTGGGTCATGCAGTTGAAGGTTCCGACGAGATTGACGCCGATGACCCGGTCAAAGACGTTCGGAGCGTGCGGGCGGTCCGGCCGAGCTGTTCGTTCGCCGGCCACAAGGCCTGCGCAGTTGACGAAGACCCGGGGGATTCCATGTGCCGCCGAAGCTCCGCTCAGACCGGCCGCGACGCTGGCGGCGTCGGACACATCGACCGCGAAAAACTGGCCTCCCAGTTCCGCGGCCAGGGCGCAGCCGGCCTCCACATTCAGGTCAAACAGGCTGACCCGCGCGCCGCCGGCGACCAAGGCGCGGCAGGTCGCCGCCCCAAGGCCGGAGGCGCCGCCGCTCACGACAGCGGCGATCCCATCAAGATTCATCTGCTCTTTTCCAGGTTGGAACTTGGTTGGTCGGAACAGCTCGCCGCCTAGAGCTGGTTGCTGAGGATGGTGATCACGGCTGTGGACTCCTCCAGCCCGTAGACGCCCCCACCGTTCTCGGCGATTGCGTGGCGAGCCCCCTCGACCTGGCGGCGTCCGGCCTGGCCGCGAAGCTGCAGGACCAGTTCGTGGATCTGGCCAAGGCCGGTGGCGCCGATGGGATGACCCTTGGATTCCAGACCGCCCGAAGGATTGACGGGGATGCGCCCGCCGAGAGCCGTCACGCCGCGCTCGGCCATCCAGCCGCCCTGCCCGATCTCGCAGAATCCCAGGTTCTCGACCTGCACGATCTCGGCGAAGGCCGTGGCGTCGTGAACCTCTGCGACGTCCATGCTCCCCGGCCCGAGGCCCGCCTCCTCATAGGCGCGCAGCGCCCCGATCCGGCAAAGGTGGCGCTCATGATCATCCGCGCTGCGGGTGACGCCGGTCAGGACCTGGGATGCGCGCACGGCGATGGCGCGGGACCTGTTCAGGTCTCGCAGGACGCGCTCGCTGCAGATCACCGCCGCGGCCGCGCCATCGGACACGGGCGCGCACATGGGCAGGGTCAGGGGCCAGACGACGGTGGGCGCGGCCAGAACCTCTTCGATGGTCATCGAGGCCTGATAGTGCGCGAGCGGATTCAGAGCCGAATGCTGGTGGTTCTTGGCCGAGACCGCCGCGATCTGTCGCTGGGTGGTCCCGAAGTTGCGCATGTGCGCCTTGGCGAAAGAAGCATAGATGTCCATGAAGACGCTGCGCGTTTCGAGGCCTGCCGTTCCCGCGGGCGGATCAACTCCCCGCCCCAGGGCCATGAGCAGGGCCTGGCCGGCTTCGGTTTCGTGGACGTCCCACGCCCCGTCGAACACCCCCAGCATCGCGGCCTTGTCGGGGACACACATCTTGTCGACGCCGACCACAAGCGCGACGTCACTGGCGCCGGCCCGAATGTGCTGCACGGCGAGATTGAGCGCGGAACTAGCGCTGGCGCAGGCGTTCTCGACGTTGAAGATCGGTACGCCCTCGATCCCCAGCGGCCGAAGCGCCATCTGGCCCCGCACCATTATCTGGCCTTCAAGCGCGCCCTGTACCGTGTTGGCGAAGAAGGCGGCCTGGATCGCAGGGACCCCCAGGCCGGCGTCCCGCAGGGCCTCCTCAACGGCCGAGCGGGTAAGCTGCTTTACGCTGACCCCGGTGTGGCGACCAAAGCGGGTGCTGCCCACACCGACCACATAGACGTTCCGCATTCGGGGCGTTCCTTACTCAATTGAATTGGGCGGGATCGATTGCAGGGCGGCGACCGACCATCACATCTGCGAGCAGACGCCCGGAGCCGGCCGCCATCGTCCAACCGAGATGGCCATGGCCTGTGTTCAGATAGAGGTTGGCGAACCCCCGCCGACCAATGACCGGCACGCCATTGGGGGTGACGGGGCGCAGCCCCGTCCAGGCGCGCGCGGGCATGGCGTCCAGGTGGCCGCAGCTTGCCGGGTAGATCTCGGCCAGGAGGGTGCGCAGATTGGCGATCCGGCCGGCCGCGAGTCGGTCGTCATAGCCGGCGAGCTCCGCCGTGCCGGCGACCCGCAGGCGCTTGCCCAGGGGCACGACCGCGGCGTGCAGGGCGTCGTCGATCACCGCCAAGCCGGGTCGCTCCAGCCAGCGGTCGGCGTCGAGCGTGAGCGAGTATCCCTTCACCGGCTGGACCTGCAGCTTCATCCCAAGCTGGCGCAGGACCTTGGGACTCCAACAGCCAGCCGCCACGACAACGTCGTCGGCCGTGTGGGTTTCGGTGTCCGTGAGGACGTGCCCAATTCGGTCTCCATCCATCTGGAAGCCGATGACCTGTTCGTTGAAGCGCAATTCGGCGCCGAGATCGCGCGCGGCGCGCGCCAGGCCATGGGTGAAAAGCCGAGCATCGCCCAGCTCGTCGCTCGGGCAGAAGACACCGCCGGCGATGGAGTCGGCGATGTCCCCAAGAGCCGGCTCCAGGGCCAGGACCTGTTTGCGGTCCTTGGCCTCGAGGTGCAGGCCGAACGACTGCAGCAGTTCACTGCGCGCGAGGGACTCGTTCAGGTCGCGGCTGGATCTGAACACCTTCAGTGACCCCGACAGGGCCTGATCATAGGTGAGCCCGAGGGTCTCCCGCAGCTCGGCCATCATTTGGAGGCTGTAGACCGACAGGCTGAGGTTCTTGGCCATGTTCGCCCGAAAGCGCGCCTCGCCCGACTGGCGAAGAAACTCCACGCCCCAACCCAGGAGCTGGGGCAGGACCTGCGGCCGCAGCAACAGCGGAGCGTCCTCCCTGCCGATCCAGGTCAGCATTTTCCAGAAGACCCCCGGAGCGTTCCAGGGATCCACCAGACTGGGCGTGAGCATTCCGCCATTGGCGAAGCTCGCGCCGTCCGCGGCGTCAGGCGCACGATCTATAACGGTCACGGCGCGGCCTTCGGCCGCGAGGTAGTAGGCGGTCGCCATGCCGATGACGCCGGACCCGATCACAACCGTCGACTTCTTCGCGGGCATTGGAAACTCAATTGAGCCAGATGGGGCGGCGGAAGCCGGCGGGTCGAGGTGACAGCGGACGTCGACGGAGGTCCTGCTGGTCCGCAGCGTTGGTGGAGGACGGTGAACTCGGGTCGGAGATCAGCTATGCGATCAGGCCGCGATCGAGGGCGTTGGATCACGGAGCGACATGGTGTCCCGCATCGCGGCCGGCGCCAGCGGCCCCGTGCTCAGGCCTCGCCGCATCGACCTCCTCGCCGGCCCATCCATCGCCTATCTCCACCCTCGACGCCAAAGTTTCGTATCCGCTACACGATATTCCACATTATCTCACGACGGACCACCCGGCCCCGCTTGTCCAATCGTCATTCTGTCTTGGTGAGACGTCCAATCTTCCGCGAGGCAGGACAGACAATGTACCACTACGATTGGCCGACTTTTAACTTACGCGGCGCCAGTCATTTCCAACGTTAAGTTTACATAGGACCCTCGTCGTTAATATACTTATTTAGCAGGTCTGATATTTCGTACTGTTTCGGCATTTGTCGCCTTTTCCCGAATTACTACATAGTGACACCATCAAACTGCTTACATTTGGAGATAATGCATTGAATCACAGTTGGTGAGAGGCGACACCTGCGCACCGGATTCGATGGATTCGAAGGCCTTCCTAGCGAAGGCCTCCTTGTCGAGGTCGCTGTCTAGTGGAATATTGTGACGCATCCGGAACATGTTTTCACATCCGTTTCGTGCGACGGCGCGCCAGCCACTGTGCGCCCGGTCGACCTGCCTCTGGATAAGGTCGGCGCACATCGCGGGGCCGTTGAGGCGAGGTTGCTCATGCGCGTGTTCATTGCCGCCTTCTCCATGGAGGCGATTTCGTTCTCGGTGTTCCCGACCAGCTACCGCAGCTTCGAGCGCGGCGGCATCAACCGGGGGAATGGAACGGCGACGTCCCGGGATTCGGCGCTTGCCGCGCCGGCTGAGTGGCGTCGCTTGGCCGAAACCGACGGCCACGAGGTCATCGAGGGCCTGACCACCTTCGCCCAAACCTCGGGGCCCATCGTTCGCGGCGTCTATGAAGCTCTACGGGACGACATCCTGTCCGACCTCAAGTCAGCCGGGCAGGTCGACGTCGCGCTCTTCTACATGCACGGGGCCATGGCAGCGGAGGGCTACGATGATTGCGAAGGCGACCTGATGGCCCGCGCGCGCGCGATCGTGGGTCCGAAGGCCGCCATTGGGCTGGAACTCGACCTGCATGCCCACCTGACCCAGGAGATGGTCGATAGCTGCACATCCATCGTGCTGTTCAAGGAATACCCTCACGTCGATCACGTGCCCCGGGCC
This genomic stretch from Phenylobacterium sp. LH3H17 harbors:
- a CDS encoding D-amino acid dehydrogenase; this encodes MPAKKSTVVIGSGVIGMATAYYLAAEGRAVTVIDRAPDAADGASFANGGMLTPSLVDPWNAPGVFWKMLTWIGREDAPLLLRPQVLPQLLGWGVEFLRQSGEARFRANMAKNLSLSVYSLQMMAELRETLGLTYDQALSGSLKVFRSSRDLNESLARSELLQSFGLHLEAKDRKQVLALEPALGDIADSIAGGVFCPSDELGDARLFTHGLARAARDLGAELRFNEQVIGFQMDGDRIGHVLTDTETHTADDVVVAAGCWSPKVLRQLGMKLQVQPVKGYSLTLDADRWLERPGLAVIDDALHAAVVPLGKRLRVAGTAELAGYDDRLAAGRIANLRTLLAEIYPASCGHLDAMPARAWTGLRPVTPNGVPVIGRRGFANLYLNTGHGHLGWTMAAGSGRLLADVMVGRRPAIDPAQFN
- a CDS encoding SDR family NAD(P)-dependent oxidoreductase; translated protein: MNLDGIAAVVSGGASGLGAATCRALVAGGARVSLFDLNVEAGCALAAELGGQFFAVDVSDAASVAAGLSGASAAHGIPRVFVNCAGLVAGERTARPDRPHAPNVFDRVIGVNLVGTFNCMTQAAALMATLDPLDEERGVIINTASIAAYEGQIGQLAYAASKAAVVGMTLPAARDLAEFGVRVVSIAPGLFLTPMVSGLPPAVQDSLGRQSPFPRRLGAPAEFAQLVRAIVENPMINGETIRIDAALRMAAR
- a CDS encoding RidA family protein; protein product: MSSVEERLQRLGIRLPVPAAPVANYLPFVRMGGVLHFSGQLSICEDGPVTGVVGEDLDLETGRHAARLAGINLLAQMRIACAGNLDRVVRVVKLTGFVQAGPQFSEISGVINGCSDLMVEAFCDMGRHARSAVGVYRLPLNAAVEVDAIVEIN
- a CDS encoding thiolase family protein — encoded protein: MRNVYVVGVGSTRFGRHTGVSVKQLTRSAVEEALRDAGLGVPAIQAAFFANTVQGALEGQIMVRGQMALRPLGIEGVPIFNVENACASASSALNLAVQHIRAGASDVALVVGVDKMCVPDKAAMLGVFDGAWDVHETEAGQALLMALGRGVDPPAGTAGLETRSVFMDIYASFAKAHMRNFGTTQRQIAAVSAKNHQHSALNPLAHYQASMTIEEVLAAPTVVWPLTLPMCAPVSDGAAAAVICSERVLRDLNRSRAIAVRASQVLTGVTRSADDHERHLCRIGALRAYEEAGLGPGSMDVAEVHDATAFAEIVQVENLGFCEIGQGGWMAERGVTALGGRIPVNPSGGLESKGHPIGATGLGQIHELVLQLRGQAGRRQVEGARHAIAENGGGVYGLEESTAVITILSNQL